In Bacillus cytotoxicus NVH 391-98, the following are encoded in one genomic region:
- a CDS encoding O-methyltransferase — MNNVRSLESLLFELERYGEEHDSKTDKREEKLRNISREMGQFLSLFIKGCQAKKVLEIGTSNGYSTLWLASACEETDGKVTTVELSSERVAEALVNFEKAILMHRIDIHNQEAGAFLDAQVDDSFDFIFLDSERTQYMWWWEHIKRILQPKGFLVIDNATSHANELTTFMHMIEEDDAFETALLTFQKGAFVARKK, encoded by the coding sequence ATGAATAATGTGCGCTCTTTAGAATCGTTATTGTTTGAACTTGAGCGATATGGAGAAGAACATGACAGTAAAACAGATAAGCGGGAGGAAAAATTAAGAAATATTTCGCGCGAAATGGGACAATTTTTATCACTTTTCATCAAAGGATGTCAAGCAAAAAAAGTTTTAGAAATTGGTACTTCAAATGGATATTCAACATTATGGTTAGCAAGTGCATGTGAGGAAACAGACGGAAAAGTTACGACAGTTGAACTTTCTTCAGAACGAGTTGCGGAGGCGCTTGTAAACTTTGAAAAAGCAATTCTCATGCACAGAATCGATATTCATAATCAAGAGGCAGGAGCATTTTTAGATGCGCAAGTTGACGATTCATTTGATTTTATATTTCTAGATTCAGAGCGTACTCAATATATGTGGTGGTGGGAACATATAAAGCGCATATTACAGCCAAAAGGGTTTCTCGTTATTGATAATGCCACTTCACATGCAAATGAACTAACTACATTTATGCACATGATAGAAGAGGATGATGCATTTGAAACGGCGTTGCTAACTTTTCAAAAAGGAGCGTTTGTAGCAAGAAAAAAATGA
- a CDS encoding toxic anion resistance protein yields MTELEKKESVSMVKDHIEVVDTVIKEEELVELNKEADLYVQKLNSEHNTDLSKVLSQLGDLGDKEQQAAGQTLSALKRPVTAMMNGKNEEIPNTLLELRKVVSELDPNSLKASGMKKLMFKVFKKNPLETYVYKYQSIDKQIEEIIRSLLIGRDNLQEDTVGLEMLKEQSYDKIHALDKQVYLGKKLASMLEAEKQNPERQKDIPLINDALEKILVRTRNMQQAKSVLLQSIASVDIIKKNNEKLTEAIRNAITMTQNVVTVSAAIQLALTNQRKTIDAVNATNEAIESMVLSNSQALKQNTEETTQLLENPAISMEKLRESFQNVFAAIEASEKSSERIIESSKKFVIELDTFNEEMKQKLMQRPKK; encoded by the coding sequence TTGACAGAATTAGAGAAAAAAGAATCTGTATCGATGGTAAAAGATCATATAGAAGTTGTGGATACAGTTATTAAAGAAGAAGAACTTGTTGAACTGAATAAAGAAGCTGATCTTTATGTACAGAAATTAAATAGTGAACACAATACGGATCTTTCAAAAGTTTTATCGCAACTTGGAGATCTAGGTGATAAAGAACAACAAGCAGCAGGACAGACATTATCCGCGCTAAAACGTCCTGTGACTGCGATGATGAATGGAAAAAACGAGGAAATTCCAAATACACTTTTAGAATTACGTAAAGTAGTCTCAGAACTTGATCCGAATTCATTAAAAGCATCGGGCATGAAGAAATTGATGTTTAAAGTATTTAAGAAAAATCCGCTTGAAACATACGTTTATAAATATCAATCCATAGATAAACAAATTGAGGAAATTATTCGCTCATTATTAATTGGCCGAGATAATCTACAAGAAGATACAGTTGGCTTAGAAATGTTAAAGGAGCAGTCTTATGATAAGATTCATGCACTTGATAAACAAGTGTATTTAGGAAAAAAATTGGCGAGCATGCTGGAAGCGGAAAAACAAAATCCAGAGCGTCAAAAAGATATTCCATTAATCAATGATGCATTAGAAAAAATTCTTGTGCGAACAAGAAACATGCAGCAAGCGAAAAGTGTGTTATTACAATCGATTGCCTCTGTAGATATTATTAAGAAAAATAATGAAAAATTAACAGAAGCAATTCGGAACGCCATTACAATGACGCAAAACGTAGTAACGGTTTCAGCAGCGATTCAACTCGCTTTAACAAATCAGCGTAAGACGATTGATGCAGTGAACGCGACAAATGAAGCGATAGAATCGATGGTATTAAGTAACTCACAAGCTTTAAAACAAAATACAGAAGAAACGACGCAGTTGCTTGAAAATCCAGCAATCAGTATGGAGAAATTGCGCGAATCATTCCAAAATGTATTTGCGGCAATTGAAGCATCTGAGAAATCTTCAGAACGCATTATTGAATCAAGCAAAAAGTTTGTGATAGAGCTGGATACATTTAATGAGGAAATGAAACAAAAGCTCATGCAGCGTCCTAAAAAATAA
- a CDS encoding DUF3974 domain-containing protein produces MGFIKMVLLLIGTLLLIGFTIVVLLVYFGRKRYLSWAKPYKRAHESIEKLSNKSTPFLQEFTQHPLFYRWIRTEGKKEQKAFNTLFCVANQRTREQVFSMLPKDRQKKVHSMAKSTKKITNEDMDIAVMKVKEFLRQEAQQSIKPTDLSFYQLYFYDRYPDALKTIQAYKRSITPSLQRTVDEITISVLQALPYYQEQRMFEQQHKLETFLMKDLIDMLSLVAQLPPSQRLEKEEELKMYLQNFQKEMEAVERDIRDSIDYDLNVKMRAATEKFKNK; encoded by the coding sequence ATGGGTTTCATAAAAATGGTTTTACTACTCATTGGAACGTTACTACTCATTGGTTTTACAATCGTTGTTCTTCTTGTGTATTTTGGACGGAAACGATATTTATCATGGGCAAAGCCGTATAAGCGAGCGCATGAATCCATTGAGAAGCTTTCCAATAAATCGACACCGTTTTTGCAAGAATTTACGCAGCATCCACTCTTTTATCGCTGGATTCGTACGGAAGGGAAAAAGGAACAGAAAGCTTTTAATACGCTTTTTTGTGTAGCAAATCAACGGACAAGAGAACAAGTTTTCTCGATGCTACCAAAAGATAGACAAAAAAAAGTGCATAGTATGGCAAAATCAACGAAAAAGATTACGAACGAGGACATGGACATAGCTGTCATGAAGGTAAAAGAGTTCCTCAGACAAGAAGCGCAGCAATCCATAAAACCAACAGATTTGTCGTTTTATCAATTGTATTTTTATGATCGTTATCCAGATGCGTTAAAGACAATTCAAGCCTATAAACGATCTATTACCCCTTCATTACAAAGAACGGTTGATGAAATAACAATTTCAGTTTTACAGGCACTTCCTTACTATCAAGAACAACGCATGTTTGAGCAACAACATAAACTGGAAACTTTCTTAATGAAAGACTTAATTGATATGCTGTCGCTAGTGGCTCAGCTGCCACCATCACAACGTCTAGAAAAAGAAGAAGAGCTGAAAATGTATTTGCAAAACTTCCAAAAAGAAATGGAAGCAGTAGAGCGTGATATTCGCGATTCCATCGACTATGATTTAAATGTGAAGATGAGAGCGGCGACGGAGAAATTTAAAAATAAGTAA
- a CDS encoding glycoside hydrolase family 10 protein codes for MISKKRFISCCSAFLLIPFLFFNTTRTEASTYSPKHELRAAWIASVLNIDWPSQTGLSIEKQKQEFMKLLDDVKGAGMNAVVVQIKPTTDAFYPSKYGPWSEYLTGTQGKDPGYDPLAFMIEESHKRNLEFHAWINPYRITMNHTDLNRLAENHPARQHPDWVVSYGGKLYYNPGIPDVQNFITEGALEIVQNYDIDSLHMDDYFYPYKVAGEEFPDQNTYETYNNGKFSNIEDWRRHNVNELVKKLNIAIKSEKAYVKFGISPFGVWRNIADDPTGSHTTAGQRNYDDLYADTREWIQKGYIDYITPQIYWNIGFAPAAYDILLDWWVKEIKNRPIHLYIGQAAYKINNNSVPAWSDPEEYPKQIALNRQYADIKGSMHFSLKDINNNPLGMKDRLQHDIYKHPALIPPMPWLDNDPPKQPTLKGAIARDEGIALGIINDRDNDSAYYAIYRVNGKNDVDTQNPKNLITTVRKTRLGEIYVDKTAIQGETYTYAVTALDRLHNESVPSSKTTVKAK; via the coding sequence ATGATTTCTAAAAAAAGATTCATAAGTTGTTGTAGCGCTTTTTTATTGATTCCTTTCCTATTCTTCAATACCACACGCACTGAAGCATCCACCTACTCTCCAAAACATGAATTACGCGCTGCATGGATCGCATCTGTCCTTAACATTGATTGGCCCTCTCAAACTGGCTTGTCTATCGAAAAACAAAAACAAGAGTTTATGAAACTACTAGATGATGTGAAAGGTGCTGGCATGAATGCAGTTGTTGTGCAAATCAAACCAACCACAGACGCTTTTTATCCTTCAAAATATGGACCTTGGTCTGAATATCTTACTGGGACACAAGGGAAAGACCCTGGCTATGACCCACTTGCATTTATGATTGAAGAATCCCACAAACGAAACCTTGAATTTCACGCTTGGATTAATCCTTATCGCATAACAATGAATCATACGGACTTAAATCGCTTAGCGGAAAATCACCCTGCAAGACAACATCCTGATTGGGTTGTATCTTATGGCGGCAAACTATACTATAATCCTGGCATTCCTGACGTACAAAACTTTATTACAGAAGGCGCGTTAGAAATTGTTCAAAATTACGATATTGATAGCCTCCATATGGATGATTATTTTTATCCTTACAAAGTAGCTGGTGAGGAATTTCCTGATCAAAACACATATGAAACTTATAATAACGGGAAATTTTCGAATATTGAAGACTGGCGCCGCCATAATGTAAATGAATTGGTTAAAAAATTAAATATAGCGATTAAATCTGAAAAGGCATATGTTAAATTCGGAATTAGTCCATTTGGTGTATGGAGAAATATTGCTGATGATCCAACAGGTTCTCATACAACTGCTGGTCAAAGAAACTATGATGATTTATACGCGGATACAAGAGAATGGATTCAAAAAGGATATATTGATTATATTACACCGCAAATTTATTGGAATATCGGTTTTGCTCCTGCTGCTTATGATATCCTTCTTGATTGGTGGGTAAAAGAAATTAAAAATAGACCGATTCACCTATATATTGGACAAGCTGCCTATAAAATAAATAATAATTCCGTTCCAGCTTGGTCTGACCCAGAAGAATATCCAAAACAAATTGCACTAAACCGTCAATATGCAGATATAAAAGGCAGTATGCACTTTAGTTTAAAAGATATTAATAACAATCCATTAGGGATGAAAGATCGACTACAACATGATATATATAAACATCCAGCCTTAATTCCACCTATGCCTTGGCTTGATAACGATCCACCAAAACAACCTACTTTAAAAGGAGCAATCGCTAGAGATGAAGGAATTGCTTTAGGGATCATCAATGACAGAGACAATGACTCTGCCTACTATGCGATTTACCGCGTAAACGGGAAAAATGACGTTGATACTCAAAACCCGAAAAACTTAATTACAACTGTACGAAAAACAAGACTTGGAGAAATTTATGTTGATAAAACAGCTATACAAGGAGAAACGTATACGTATGCTGTAACTGCATTGGATCGCTTGCATAATGAAAGTGTTCCTTCTAGTAAAACGACTGTGAAAGCGAAATAA
- a CDS encoding PTS sugar transporter subunit IIB — translation MKVLFVCSGGMSSSIVVNALKKEAEKQGSSMVVHAIGTSEIEEEVKNGWDVVMVAPQVRHRYDSIKKVAHAASIPCGIIPPQAYTPLGGPALLKAVNELVG, via the coding sequence ATGAAAGTTCTATTTGTATGTTCCGGAGGGATGTCTAGCTCTATTGTTGTAAACGCTTTAAAAAAAGAAGCTGAGAAACAGGGAAGCAGTATGGTGGTACACGCAATTGGTACGAGTGAAATAGAAGAAGAAGTAAAGAATGGTTGGGATGTTGTTATGGTTGCTCCGCAAGTAAGGCATAGATATGATTCGATTAAAAAAGTGGCACATGCAGCATCTATTCCGTGCGGCATTATTCCGCCGCAAGCTTATACACCACTTGGTGGACCGGCGTTATTAAAGGCTGTAAATGAATTGGTTGGTTAG
- a CDS encoding PTS sugar transporter subunit IIC translates to MNKFISFLENNLSSPMARLSEQRHLQAIRDGVISALPFIIVGSFFLIVAFPPLPKDSFISVWAAKHQTSILIPYRLTMFIMSLYIAFGIGYNLAKSYKLDSLSGAQLAVCSLLLTLTPELIDQKGFMLPMTNLGGHGLFVTMIVSILSVEILRFCKSKDVMIKMPEQVPPSVSRSFEALIPAAFVIIIISIITVVFRIDLHHVVDQLAAPLVKAGDSYFGVILPVFLITFFWSFGIHGVSVVGTVARPLWEVYLGKNSAAVADGASSIPFIAPEPLYQWFIWIGGSGETLGLVLAMIIFGKSKYSKALSRSCIVPGIFNINEPVIFGLPIVLNPVLIIPFIITPLITATVAYTATAIGLVTPTYIMPPWTLPAPIGAYLATGGDWRAIVLVFINIAISFFIYLPFFKMYDKNMLEVENNDNENAVKV, encoded by the coding sequence ATGAATAAATTCATCTCATTTCTTGAGAATAACTTGTCAAGTCCGATGGCAAGGCTTTCTGAGCAAAGGCATTTACAAGCCATTCGAGATGGCGTCATTTCAGCATTACCATTTATCATTGTAGGAAGTTTTTTTCTCATCGTGGCCTTTCCACCGCTTCCAAAGGATAGTTTTATTTCGGTATGGGCAGCTAAACATCAGACGAGTATTTTAATACCGTATCGCTTAACGATGTTTATTATGTCGCTTTATATTGCTTTTGGTATTGGCTATAATTTAGCGAAAAGTTATAAGTTAGATTCTTTATCCGGAGCGCAGCTTGCAGTTTGTTCATTACTTCTAACTTTAACACCGGAGTTAATCGATCAGAAAGGTTTTATGCTCCCGATGACAAACCTTGGAGGGCACGGATTATTTGTAACAATGATCGTTTCCATTTTATCAGTTGAGATTTTAAGATTTTGTAAGTCAAAAGATGTAATGATTAAGATGCCAGAGCAAGTCCCACCATCTGTCTCTCGTTCGTTTGAAGCACTTATACCCGCTGCTTTTGTCATTATTATTATAAGTATTATTACCGTTGTTTTTCGTATCGACTTACACCATGTAGTGGACCAGTTAGCTGCACCACTCGTAAAAGCTGGTGATAGTTATTTCGGTGTTATTTTGCCTGTATTTTTAATTACATTTTTCTGGTCGTTTGGTATACACGGTGTGTCTGTTGTCGGAACAGTGGCTCGTCCTTTATGGGAAGTATATCTCGGGAAAAACTCGGCAGCAGTTGCTGATGGTGCAAGCAGCATACCTTTTATCGCACCAGAGCCGTTATATCAATGGTTTATTTGGATTGGTGGTTCGGGAGAGACGCTCGGGCTTGTATTAGCGATGATTATATTTGGTAAATCAAAATATTCCAAGGCATTATCAAGATCTTGTATTGTACCAGGTATTTTTAATATTAATGAACCGGTTATATTTGGACTTCCAATTGTATTAAACCCCGTATTAATTATTCCTTTTATTATTACGCCATTAATAACAGCGACGGTTGCTTATACTGCAACGGCAATCGGACTTGTTACACCAACTTATATTATGCCTCCGTGGACATTGCCAGCTCCAATTGGTGCCTATTTAGCAACAGGTGGAGATTGGAGGGCAATCGTGCTCGTCTTTATTAATATTGCAATTTCGTTCTTTATTTATCTACCATTCTTTAAAATGTATGATAAAAATATGCTTGAAGTAGAAAATAATGATAATGAAAATGCGGTAAAGGTGTAA
- a CDS encoding BadF/BadG/BcrA/BcrD ATPase family protein, giving the protein MKYIIGVDGGGTKTEAIAFDKNGKEIARGMSRFGNVLLDYERAISHICEVIDQCFQRLCKTECACIGIGLAGVNSIDIHTLKERFITKYQTEIEIYNDAIIAHAALLEGNDGILTIAGTGAVCLGKKGERYEYSGGWGHILGDEGSGYWIALQALKRMTRAYDKGISFCKLGKVIQEKCHIVTPEDIKQLIYSKPKDHVASIAPIVVEAAKQGNTDAFQIIIRAGEELANITNYMYKRMLFEEPISIAVKGGILNSVPEIYAQFKTNCEKNIQEKIHFIQNDVSSAKGVYMLMAEKEDIW; this is encoded by the coding sequence GTGAAATATATAATTGGTGTAGACGGTGGTGGAACGAAGACAGAAGCAATAGCATTTGATAAAAATGGGAAAGAAATTGCCAGAGGAATGAGTCGCTTTGGCAATGTTTTATTGGATTATGAGCGAGCTATATCGCATATTTGTGAAGTAATCGATCAATGTTTTCAAAGGTTATGTAAAACAGAATGTGCTTGTATAGGGATAGGATTAGCAGGTGTAAACAGTATCGATATTCATACATTAAAGGAACGTTTTATAACAAAATATCAAACGGAAATTGAAATCTATAATGATGCGATCATTGCGCATGCTGCTTTATTAGAAGGGAACGATGGTATTTTAACGATAGCAGGCACAGGTGCTGTTTGCCTAGGGAAGAAAGGGGAAAGATATGAGTATAGCGGTGGATGGGGACATATTTTAGGAGATGAAGGAAGCGGGTATTGGATTGCTTTACAAGCTTTAAAAAGAATGACACGTGCATATGATAAAGGAATCTCCTTTTGTAAACTGGGTAAAGTGATTCAAGAAAAATGTCATATTGTTACACCAGAAGATATAAAACAGCTTATATATTCAAAACCGAAAGATCACGTAGCTTCTATCGCTCCAATCGTGGTAGAGGCAGCTAAGCAAGGAAATACGGATGCGTTTCAGATTATAATAAGAGCAGGCGAAGAATTAGCTAACATTACGAATTATATGTATAAGAGAATGCTGTTTGAAGAGCCAATTTCGATTGCAGTCAAAGGCGGAATTTTAAATTCCGTACCAGAAATATATGCTCAGTTTAAAACAAATTGTGAAAAGAACATACAAGAGAAAATACATTTCATTCAAAATGATGTTTCCTCTGCAAAAGGGGTGTATATGTTAATGGCCGAAAAAGAAGATATATGGTAG
- a CDS encoding DEAD/DEAH box helicase produces the protein MIDLKKFLELGMSETFQHTLRENGIAEATPIQEKAIPVIMDGKDVIGQAKTGTGKTLAFVLPILENIDPNASDIQALIVAPTRELALQITTEIKKMLVHKQDIHVLAIYGGQDVEQQMKKLKGNTHIVVATPGRLLDHLRRETIVLSNVSMVVLDEADQMLHFGFLYDIEHILEETPENKQTMLFSATMPKDIKKLAKRYMKEPQVIQIQSAEVTVENIKQRVIETTDRAKQDALRYVMERDQPFLAVIFCRTKRRVTKLFTALKGYGYNCDELHGDLSQAKRERVMKNFREAKIQYLIATDVAARGLDVEGVTHVFNYDIPEDVESYIHRIGRTGRAGGTGLAITFVAPKDKMYLKEIEKYIGSTLQRQEIEQPAKQTNNTNDKKKQIKKPQKAGQYRLKGKQDGMKKTNQSSSYKVKQKKRGTKQGQKRRSR, from the coding sequence GTGATCGATTTGAAAAAATTTTTAGAACTTGGAATGAGTGAAACATTTCAACATACATTACGAGAAAATGGAATTGCTGAAGCAACACCCATTCAGGAAAAGGCAATTCCTGTTATTATGGATGGGAAAGATGTAATTGGACAAGCAAAAACAGGGACAGGAAAAACGCTTGCATTCGTTTTACCGATTTTAGAGAATATTGATCCAAATGCAAGTGATATACAAGCTTTAATCGTAGCGCCAACGAGAGAACTAGCATTACAAATTACAACTGAAATTAAAAAAATGCTGGTCCATAAACAGGATATTCATGTTTTGGCGATATATGGTGGACAAGATGTGGAACAGCAAATGAAAAAATTAAAAGGAAATACGCATATTGTTGTAGCAACACCGGGGCGTTTGTTAGATCATTTACGCCGCGAGACAATTGTGTTATCAAACGTTTCTATGGTGGTATTAGATGAAGCGGATCAAATGCTGCATTTTGGTTTCTTATATGATATTGAACATATTTTAGAAGAAACACCTGAGAATAAACAAACGATGTTATTCTCAGCAACGATGCCAAAAGATATTAAAAAACTTGCGAAGCGATATATGAAAGAGCCACAGGTGATTCAAATCCAAAGTGCAGAAGTCACTGTAGAAAATATAAAGCAGCGTGTAATTGAAACGACAGATCGCGCAAAACAAGACGCACTTCGTTATGTCATGGAGCGTGACCAGCCATTTCTAGCTGTTATTTTTTGCCGGACAAAGCGCCGCGTAACGAAATTATTTACTGCTTTAAAAGGGTACGGTTACAATTGTGATGAATTGCATGGAGATTTATCGCAGGCGAAACGTGAAAGAGTAATGAAAAACTTCCGCGAAGCAAAAATTCAATATTTAATTGCAACAGATGTTGCGGCTCGTGGATTAGATGTAGAAGGCGTAACGCACGTATTTAACTATGATATTCCAGAAGATGTAGAGAGCTATATACACCGAATTGGTCGAACAGGTCGTGCTGGAGGAACCGGTCTTGCGATTACATTTGTCGCTCCGAAAGATAAGATGTATTTAAAAGAAATCGAAAAGTATATCGGTAGTACTTTACAAAGACAAGAAATTGAACAACCTGCTAAGCAAACAAATAATACAAATGACAAAAAGAAACAGATCAAAAAGCCACAGAAAGCAGGACAATATCGTTTAAAAGGTAAACAAGACGGGATGAAAAAAACAAATCAAAGTTCTTCTTATAAAGTAAAGCAAAAGAAGAGAGGAACAAAGCAAGGACAAAAAAGACGCAGTCGTTAA
- a CDS encoding MarR family winged helix-turn-helix transcriptional regulator, translated as MTDHKEELMNQALALFYFAYKTFTEKPDEIIKEYGIQRVHHRILFFIARFPELSINELLSLLEISKQALHGPLRQLLEKGLIESNEAEHDRRVKQLVLTQAGAELEKKLSDVQREQMGHIFTTFGEKCEENWHQVMNELAKNRLGFHTWSSKRKEPVNEK; from the coding sequence ATGACAGACCATAAAGAAGAACTGATGAATCAGGCACTGGCATTGTTTTATTTTGCATATAAAACATTTACTGAAAAACCAGATGAAATTATAAAAGAGTATGGCATTCAGCGTGTGCATCATCGAATTTTATTTTTTATTGCTCGTTTTCCTGAGCTTAGTATAAATGAATTGTTGTCTTTGCTTGAAATTAGTAAACAAGCTCTTCATGGACCGCTTCGTCAACTTCTTGAGAAGGGACTGATTGAAAGCAATGAAGCTGAACATGATCGCCGTGTAAAACAACTTGTTCTAACGCAAGCAGGAGCAGAGTTAGAGAAAAAACTAAGCGATGTGCAAAGAGAACAAATGGGACATATTTTCACAACGTTTGGTGAGAAATGTGAAGAAAATTGGCACCAAGTTATGAATGAACTAGCCAAGAATCGCCTTGGTTTTCATACATGGTCATCCAAACGTAAAGAGCCAGTAAATGAAAAATAA